Proteins found in one Sorghum bicolor cultivar BTx623 chromosome 1, Sorghum_bicolor_NCBIv3, whole genome shotgun sequence genomic segment:
- the LOC110431230 gene encoding desiccation-related protein At2g46140 — translation MSSSAENDPTVTERGASSKDKHEDGDKEQGGGGFIDKVKDFIHDIGEKIEEAVGFGKPTADVCGIHIPHISLHRADLVVDVLIKNPNPVPIPLVDIDYLIDSDGRKLVSGLIPDAGTIHAHGQETVKIPVSLVFDDIRSTYKDIQPGSIIPYLVRVVLLVDVPIIGRIKIPIQKDGEIPIPYKPDVDVEKIKFHHFSFEETTATLHLKLENKNDFDLGLNLLEYEMWLGDDSIASAELTQTAKIEKQGITRMQVPFSFRPKDFGSAVWDMIRGRGTGYTIKGKIDVDTPFGNMKLPISKEGGTTCIKKDDDDDDDDDN, via the coding sequence ATGTCGTCGTCGGCGGAGAACGACCCCACGGTGACCGAGCGCGGCGCCAGCAGCAAGGACAAGCACGAGGACGGCGACAAGGAGCAGGGCGGCGGCGGGTTCATTGACAAGGTGAAGGACTTCATCCACGACATCGGCGAGAAGATCGAGGAGGCGGTCGGGTTCGGCAAGCCCACGGCCGACGTCTGCGGCATCCACATCCCGCACATCAGCCTTCACCGCGCCGACCTCGTCGTGGACGTGCTCATCAAGAACCCCAACCCGGTGCCCATCCCGCTCGTCGACATCGACTACCTCATCGACAGCGACGGCCGCAAGCTCGTGTCCGGCCTCATCCCCGACGCCGGCACCATCCACGCGCACGGCCAGGAGACCGTCAAGATCCCCGTCTCGCTCGTCTTCGACGACATCCGGAGCACTTACAAGGACATTCAGCCGGGGAGCATCATCCCTTACCTCGTCCGCGTCGTGCTCCTCGTCGACGTCCCCATCATCGGCCGCATCAAGATCCCGATCCAGAAGGACGGCGAGATCCCCATCCCGTACAAGCCCGACGTCGACGTCGAGAAGATCAAGTtccaccacttctccttcgagGAGACCACCGCCACGCTCCACCTCAAGCTCGAGAACAAGAACGACTTCGACCTCGGCCTCAACCTGCTCGAGTACGAGATGTGGCTCGGCGACGATAGCATCGCCTCCGCTGAGCTCACCCAGACCGCCAAGATCGAGAAGCAGGGGATCACCAGGATGCAGGTGCCCTTCAGCTTCAGGCCTAAGGACTTTGGATCCGCTGTCTGGGACATGATCAGGGGAAGGGGCACGGGGTACACCATCAAGGGAAAGATTGATGTCGACACTCCCTTCGGCAACATGAAGCTGCCCATAAGCAAAGAGGGTGGAACCACCTGCATCAAGAAggacgatgacgacgatgacgacgatgacAACTGA